The Rhodocytophaga rosea genome has a segment encoding these proteins:
- a CDS encoding response regulator encodes MPKKNGFEVLETMRKDEGLKHIPVIVLTTSVSEEDILRTHHANANCYISKPFDFPQFITAIQIIKQFNLTPLKVTDDI; translated from the coding sequence TTGCCTAAGAAAAATGGCTTCGAAGTTCTGGAAACCATGCGCAAAGATGAAGGCTTGAAACATATTCCTGTAATTGTGCTTACTACCTCTGTATCAGAAGAAGATATTCTGCGTACCCATCATGCCAATGCCAATTGCTACATTAGCAAACCTTTTGATTTTCCTCAGTTTATAACAGCGATACAGATTATCAAACAGTTTAACCTGACTCCCCTTAAAGTAACTGACG